One window from the genome of Candidatus Poribacteria bacterium encodes:
- a CDS encoding thiamine pyrophosphate-binding protein, translating to MFNRPPTIGEYLIRKLESYDIEHIFGIPGDYVLRFYNLIEQSSIQHIGMTREDAAGYAADAYARIKGMGAACVTYCVGGLSMVNAVAGAYAEKSPVVVISGAPGIREHGKDALLHHKVRDFHTQQRIYDEITVATALLDEPFTAFNEIDRVLDAVHRYKRPGYIELPRDMVDVRGTLYQRPSTGGHLSDPETLDVAVEEAVDFINHSKRPVILAGVELHRFGYQNKLLRLVEEKRIPVVATLLGKSVMPEAHPLYLGIYEGAMGRDEVREFVEDSDCVIILGAFMTDVNLGIYTANLDRSHSIYATSEKIAVRYHTYEEVMFDDFIDGINSPKLRRRRKPNLGWALPDAGPFEVEPKAPLTVRRLFQHLNEFINDELTVIADVGDSLFGAVELRIHQHTNFISPAYYTSMGFAVPASVGAQFSMPNTRCLVIVGDGAFQMTGTELSTVARYGLNPIVLILNNHGYGTERHLLEGSFNDIGAWNYSCMPTLFSTGRGFHVRTEGEFDEAIKTALDETEHFTVIEAELDKLDTSPALARLAERMSGTV from the coding sequence ATGTTCAATAGACCCCCAACCATCGGCGAATATCTAATCAGAAAACTGGAGAGTTACGACATTGAACATATCTTCGGCATCCCCGGCGATTATGTACTGCGGTTCTATAATCTTATTGAACAGAGTTCAATTCAACACATCGGCATGACCCGCGAGGACGCAGCAGGCTACGCAGCGGATGCCTACGCGCGGATAAAAGGCATGGGCGCGGCTTGTGTTACCTATTGTGTTGGTGGGCTATCGATGGTGAACGCCGTTGCAGGTGCCTACGCCGAGAAATCGCCCGTTGTTGTTATTAGTGGGGCACCAGGCATTAGAGAACACGGGAAGGATGCACTCCTACACCACAAGGTCCGGGATTTCCATACACAGCAACGGATCTATGACGAGATAACCGTCGCAACGGCACTGCTTGATGAACCTTTTACGGCTTTCAATGAAATCGATCGCGTGCTTGATGCCGTACATCGTTATAAACGTCCCGGCTACATTGAACTTCCACGCGACATGGTAGATGTCCGCGGCACGCTCTACCAACGCCCTTCAACCGGTGGACACCTCAGCGACCCAGAAACATTGGATGTTGCCGTTGAAGAGGCTGTTGATTTCATTAATCACAGTAAAAGACCTGTAATCCTCGCGGGGGTAGAACTCCACAGATTCGGCTATCAAAATAAATTGCTTAGACTCGTCGAAGAAAAGCGGATTCCGGTAGTAGCGACGCTCCTCGGAAAATCGGTGATGCCGGAAGCGCACCCGCTCTACTTAGGTATTTATGAAGGTGCCATGGGAAGGGACGAGGTCAGGGAATTTGTTGAGGATTCGGATTGTGTGATTATCCTCGGTGCTTTCATGACGGACGTGAATCTTGGAATCTACACCGCGAACCTTGACCGCTCACATTCTATCTATGCCACTTCAGAAAAAATCGCAGTCCGCTACCATACCTATGAAGAGGTAATGTTTGATGACTTTATTGATGGCATCAATTCGCCGAAACTCCGAAGACGAAGGAAACCGAATTTAGGATGGGCATTGCCAGATGCAGGACCTTTTGAGGTCGAACCCAAGGCACCTCTAACAGTGCGTCGCCTGTTCCAACATCTCAATGAATTCATCAATGATGAACTGACGGTTATCGCTGACGTTGGTGATAGCTTATTCGGTGCTGTGGAGTTGCGAATTCATCAACACACCAATTTTATCAGTCCTGCCTACTACACCTCAATGGGGTTTGCGGTGCCAGCGTCCGTTGGTGCGCAATTCAGTATGCCAAACACCCGATGCCTCGTTATCGTCGGAGATGGTGCCTTCCAAATGACGGGCACTGAACTCTCAACAGTTGCACGTTACGGACTCAATCCGATTGTCCTTATTTTAAACAACCACGGGTACGGCACAGAACGACATCTCCTTGAAGGTTCCTTTAACGATATCGGGGCTTGGAACTATAGCTGCATGCCAACACTTTTCAGTACCGGACGCGGATTCCATGTCCGTACCGAAGGCGAATTTGATGAAGCCATCAAAACCGCTCTTGATGAGACAGAACATTTTACCGTGATTGAAGCAGAACTTGACAAATTGGACACTTCACCTGCACTTGCTCGGTTGGCAGAACGGATGTCAGGAACAGTCTAA